The genomic stretch GATAGATAGAACGCGGATACGCGATCTCCTCTTCCCCTCACGAAATTCCCAATGGCCCTGAGAGCGTGGCTGCCCGCGAAGTCTCCCGTGACGGGTATGATGGCGTTGCGCGCCTGCATGTCCCGGATGAACCGGTAGTCCGCGTCCGAAGCCAGGAAATTGCCATGGGCACCCGCGAGGTCCCGGCCCAGCAGGAATGTCCTGTAGGTAATAAAGGAGATTCCGCGGTCTCCGTCCGACCGGTACTCCCATCTCAGGTCCAGGTGCCGTTCAAAAAAAGCGCGATACAATTCGGATACGCGCCGGATCTCATCGCCGCTCAACGCGACCCTGAAAGTACCTATCTGCGCCTGAATGCGTTCCAGGTTGCGACGGAATTGAACTTCGTCGCCGTCCGTGCGGTCGAAATACGTCACCAGTTCTTCGATCGCGGGCGTCACGGCGTTGAATCCGGCGTTTGAAACGGGCTTGCTGAAGAGGATGGAAAGGAATTCGGCACGCGATTCCGCCAGGGAGAAAATAGCCTTATAAAGCAGGTGCTCGATGAGGTTGTCCCGGCGGATATCGAGTATGAAGGCGTACCGGGGCCGGATCTGCGCAATGTAGGTGAAGTTCTGGTCGGGCCCCACGCCAATGTAGACTCCGTCCTCGACGCCAAGCCGGCTGAGCGTCTGCTTGACGTGGAGATAACCCGCCTCGTTTGAAACGATGTTGTCGCTGTCGAAATACCCGCCGGGTTCGGAGAGGGTATCCACCAGGGACGCGAAACGTTCCGCAGAGAAGGCGACGGGGGGATCCGCCCCCTCCGGATTTCCGCACCCTGTGCTCGAGAGGAGCATGGCGGCGAGAACAGCCAGCCTCGTTTTCCATATGGACATGAACTCAAACCCCCGGGCGTCCCGGCAGTATGCCTGCGCGATGCAACCGTCCTTTCTGCTGTATCTACTATAGCACGGATCCGGGTGGATTCAAAGTTGTTTATAGACGACGTATCCTGTTCAGACATCCATCCATTTGCCCCGGTCCAGCGACCGGTATTGTATCGCTTCGCCCACGTGCTCCGCGTTGATCTCTTCCCTGCCGGCCAGGTCGCCTATCGTTCTGGCGACCTTCAGGATTCGATCGTACGCCCTCGCGGACAAACCCAGGCGGGCGATCGCGTTTCGCAGCAGTTTGTGGGCCCTGGTATCCATCCTGCAGTAGCGACGCAGATCCCGGGGGATCATGTGCGCATTGCCGAAGGCTCCGACATGATCAGAAAACCGCCGCAACTGGCGCACTCTGGCCTGGTTTACCCGTTCCCGGATAAGAATTGAGGATTCACCGCGGGTGCCGTTGCTCAAGGTCCTGTACGGTACCGGGGGCACCTCGATGTGCAGATCGATCCGGTCGAGCAGCGGTCCCGAAACCCGCGCCATGTACCGTTGTATCTGAGTAGGCAGGCAAGTGCACTCGTGCCCGGGATCACCGAAGTATCCGCATGGACATGGATTCATTGCAGCGACGAGGGTAAACCGCGAGGGATAGGTCACGGACCGGGAAGCGCGCGCCAGGGTGACCTTCCCCTCTTCGAGGGGTTGCCTCAACAACTCGACCACGTGCCTTCTGAATTCGGGCAGTTCATCCAGAAACAGCACGCCGTTGTGGGCGAGCGGCACCTCGCCAGGTTTCGGATTGCGTCCGCCGCCGATCAGTCCCGCTTCGGTGATGGTATGATGCGGCGCGCGATAGGGCCTGGATGTGACCAAGGGGGCAAAGGACGGTATCTTGCCCGCCACGCTATGGATCTTGGTGGTCTCCAACGCCTCTTCCAGGGTGAAATCGGGGAGTATGGACGGCACGCAGCGGGCGAGCATGGTTTTCCCCGATCCCGGTGGGCCGATGAGCAGCAGGTTGTGCGATCCCGCGGCGGCCACTTCAATGGCCCGTTTCACATGATCCTGGCCCTTGACTTCGGCAAAATCGAAGGGGTACTCCACGTTGGACGGGAGGAGTCGATCCGTATCGTTCCTGAACCGACTGAAACCCTCCCGGCCCTGAAGGAAACGGACCGCGGACGCCAAAGACGGCACGCCGTACACGTCGATGTCCCTGGCCATCGCGGCCTCCTCCGCGTTCTCCCGGGGAACGATCAACCGGCGCACGCCCAGGCGCTGCGCGGCCAGGGCAATGGGCAGCGCGCCTCTGACCGGGCGGAGGGCGCCGTTCAACGACAACTCGCCCAGCAGGGCAGTATCTTCGAGGGACTGGACCGGTAACTGCGCCGACGCCGCGAGTATGCCCACGGCGATGGGAAGATCGAAGGATGTACCCGCCTTTCGCACGTCCGCGGGCGCGAGGTTGATGGTGATCCGGCGGTACGGATAGGTAAAACCGGACTGTTTGATTGCCGCCACAACGCGGTCCTTGCTCTCCCGCACGGCGCTGTCCGGCAGCCCGACCGTGGAAAAGTGCGGGAGGCCGTTCGAGATATGGGTTTCCACGACCACGCGAATGGCGTCGATGCCGTGCACGGCGCCGCTTGAAACACGCGATAGCAAACTGGCCCCCTTCCAGCGCAACTGACGTCCCCGTCTGACCGGCAGACAAATCCGCGCCTGCAATCTCTGTCTTTACGCTTCTTTCAGTCGGTGAGAAGGGATTGAATCTCGTATCCTGCCGCAATCGAGACTATTACTGATTTCTGTTGCCACAGAGTCGCGGATCACATATACTAACAGACTGGTTTCTCGGCGAGGCTGATCTCTTGTCCACGATCAAAGACAATCTGGCCCGGGTCTACGACCGTATATCCAGGGCCGCCGAACGAGCCGGCCGCGAGGCCTCATCCATTCACCTCATTGCGGTGTCGAAGACCAAGCCCCTGCCGATGATCGAAGAAGCTCGGCGGGCCGGTGTCACGGATTTTGGTGAAAACAGGGTGCAGGAGGCCCTTGAGAAAATCCGCGCGGACGACGGAGCGACGTGGCACCTGATCGGCCCATTGCAGCGGAACAAGGCAAAGTTCGCCGCGCGGGCTTTCGACATGATTCATTCCGTCGACCGCCTTTCGCTCGGTCGGGAACTTGACCGCCGGCTGCAGGCCGCCGGAAGGATCATGCCCGTGTTGATCCAGGTCAACACCTCGTCGGAGGAAACCAAGATGGGCGTTGAACCGGACCGCGCCCTGGAACTCGCGGAGCAGTTGTCGACCCTTTCCGGACTGTCCGTCAGGGGACTGATGACGATTCCGGCGTTCACGGCCGATCCGGAGGATGCCCGGCCTGCGTTCAGGCTGCTTAGGGAAACGCGAGACCGCATCGCGTCCGCCGGTATTACGGGCGTTGGCATGAACGTACTTTCCATGGGCATGTCTCACGACTTCGAGGTAGCCATAGAAGAAGGCGCGGACATGATACGGGTGGGAACGGCCATATTCGGCGCACGCCGGGCGTGACGCGCCACCGGGGCGAACCCGCCGCCGGATTGGGTGGTTGAGCGAGATTCCATATGGGACTGATCGAGTTTATCATAAACATCTACATGCTGGCCTTCGGTCTTCGACTGTTCATGCCGGCCGCAAGCCCCTTCAGCGAGAATCCGATTCAGCGGGGTCTCTACACGGCGACAGAGCCGGTGTTGCGCCCCATTCGCCAGGTCGTCATGCGTGGCGAACCCCGTTTCGACTGGTCGCCCGTGTTTGCCATAATCGCCCTCGTGATCGTGCGGGGATTCCTCGTGACGGTCATCATGGGCGTCCCCATATCCGCCTCCATGGCTTCCGGATTGCTGGATGTGTTCGATTTTGTGGCGCGTGTGCTCGCCATCCTGTTCCTCGGCGCCTTTTTCATCTCTATCGAGTCTCCATTCGCCTTCAGCCAGTCCGGCCATATGATGCACAACATAGCCCACTTCTTCCTTGCCCCCATCCGCCGCGTCACTGGCTACCAGATAGGCCGGCCGGACGTTTCCGCGCTGCTGGGCATCGTACTGCTGGGTGTTTTGCATGGCCTCGTACTGTATCAGGCGAGCGCGCTGGTTGCGCAGGCGGACGATTCCGCGGCGGGCACGATCCTCGAGAGTATCGTCTACCTGATCGACTTCATATTCGACGTGCTCTTTATCGTGATACTCGTCCGCGCCGTGCTCTCGTTCTTCAACCCGGACACGGGCAACGCGCTCTTTCAAATGCTCATCCTGTACAGCGATCCCATTCTGGCGCCGATACGCAGAATAATGCCGACTACGTACGGAATCGATTTTTCGCCGCTGATCGCTATTCTGATACTCAGGTTTATCCAGGTAAGTCTCCTGCCCCTGTTGCTTCGGCTCTGACGGGAGTGCGAACCAGAAAAGAGGTGAATGCATGGACATCAGTCCGGAGGAAATACGGAGTCGGAAATTCAAATTGCGTTGGGTCAGCGGCTATGACATGGATGAAGTGGAGGCGTTTCTGAACACGGCCGCCAGCGCCTTTGAAACGCTGGTCAAAGAAAATGAATCCCTGCGTGGCAAGTTGGCGGAGATGGACGGCGAGCTAACCGATATCGGACGGAGGCGGAAGCTGCTCGAAGACGCGCTGGTGTCCGCGCAGCGGGTCATACACGACATGAAGGCCAACGCCATGAAAGAAGCGGAAAACGTGCTGAAGGAAGCGGAAAACCAGGCGGACCGGTGGATAGCCGACGCAAACAGCCAAGTCTCCGAAATCAAGCGGGAACTCAGGGAACTCACCTCTTTAAGAAAGGACTACGAGGTTAAATTCAGGTTTCTGCTGGAGTCCCACAAGGAACAACTTGAGGCTATGCGAAGCACGGAGAACGAAAACGGGCAGAAATCGACCCTGGATCTCGCGCCGTAGTCCCGGACCAGACTGAATCCGGGTGTCGACTCGATTACCGCAGTCAGCATGGCCGGCACAGCCAGGTCGGCCAGCCCCGTGCACCAAGATGACGTACGACCGAATTTCGATGATGGCGAGCAGGGTGGGCGACCGCCTGCGGGGAAACAGGATCGTCGGCCTGATGCTTCCGCGTGGATCTTCGCCCGTGTTGCCCTGGGAGGCGATGGATTCCTCCCCGTCCTGGACACCCTTCGAAACGGTGTACCAGGCCGGGGCGGCACTGCTGCCTTCCTTTGGAAGCGATCCGGACCCGGAACGCAGAATCGATGCGGTGCGGGTTCTGCGGATGTTGCGCGCCGAGGCCCTGGTCATAGTGGTTGGATGTGACGCACTGACGGATAGGCTGGAAGCCGGTACTTTCGTCATCATTGACGATCATGTCAATTGCACCGGCGAGAATCCGCTTCGGGGACCGAACGACGAACGACTGGGCCTGAGGTATCCTGACATGAGCGAGCCCTATGACGCGCGCTGGACGTTCAGCCTGCAACGGGGCGCCGCGTCGATGGGACTTGATTTGCAGCGCGTGGTGTACGGACGGGTCGGCCGGACCGGGGATAAACCGGACACGTGTATGCAGGCGGGGATCGATGTGGTCGGCGAAGGTCTGGTGGATGAAGTGATCGCGGCCGTACACTGCTGTTTGCCGGTGGCCGCGGTGGGTGTCGTTGAAAAGGGTTGGCCGGGCGACGGAAATGCCTTATGTTCGTCGATGCCCGCGCGAAGCGGGGATTACGGACGGGTGGCGGAACTCATCAATCAATGTCTTCTTTGTCGTGGAGGTATGGATGACGGGTGAAGATCTGAAGCGATTCGAAAAACTCCTGCTCGAGAAGCGTGAAACGCTGTTGCACGAGTTGGGTTATTTCGGAGACAAGACGATTAACTCCGCGGCACGCGATGTCGCGGGAAGCTATCCGTTTTCGGAACACCCGGCAGACCAGGGTACCGAATCCATGGAGCAGGAACAGGCCTATGACCTCGCTTCGCGGGAGGGCAGATTCCTGTTTCATATCGACGAGGCCCTGGAACGAATCAAGAACGGCGCCTACGGTCGCTGCTACGTATGTAACGGTGAAATCGGCAAGGCACGGCTCGAGGCCGTACCCCACGCCCGCATGTGCATCGAATGTAAATCCAAGGAAGAACGAGGACTGATTTAACATCTCCGGACAGCACGCATTGGCAAAACCGGTCATCGTCTGCGCCGGGATCGTGATCCTGGACCAGCTTACGAAGATCGCCGTTCAGCAGTGGATGACGCTGTACCAGTCCTATCCCCTCATCGGGGATGTGGTTCAGTTTACGTATATTCGCAACCCCGGGGCGGCTTTCGGGATCACTTTCGGCGGGCGCTGGCTTTACCTGGTCCTCTCGATCGTCGCGTGCGCCGTGATGATCTATTATCTCGCCCGGCTTCCCGTTGCCGAGCGGCGGGGCCGGTACGCCATCATGACCGTACTTGGAGGCGCCCTGGGGAACCTGATCGATCGCGCGCTTTACGGTGAGGTCACGGATTTCATCGATATCGGAGCGGGAGCCTACCGATGGCCCATTTTCAACGTCGCGGATTCCGCCGTAACCATCGGAATCATCCTGCTCTTCACCCGGCTGTCCGCCATAAACCGGATCCTGAACGATGAAGCGCCTTCCGGATGAACGGGAGGGATCCTTCGTCGAAACCGTGGTGCCGTCCGATCAATCTCTGAGGCGCCTGGACCAGTATCTGTCGGAAACAGACCTCCCGGTGACGAGGTCCAGAATCCAGCGTTGGATACGGGACGGTGGAGTTTCGGTTAACTCGGTTGTCGTCAGAAAATGTGGTCACAAGGTGGCCGAAGGCGATATCGTCACCGTGACGGTACCCGGGGTCGCCCCCTCCCGCGCCGAACCGGAATCCATTCCGCTGGATATCATTTTTGAAGACGATGCGCTCGTCGTGGTAAACAAGGCGGCGGGAATGGTCGTGCACCCCGCAGCCGGCCACGCGAGATCGACGCTGGTAAACGCGCTTCTGCACCACTGCAAATGCCTGAAGCAATTTGAAGATCCAATCCGGCCGGGCATTGTGCATCGATTGGACAAGGATACGTCCGGCCTGATGATCGTGGCGAAACGCGAAGACGCCCATGCGCTGCTTTCACGCCAGTTGGCCGAACGCCGTGTCCGGCGCGGATATACCGGCCTGGTCTGGGGTTGTCCCGCGGAATCATCGGGTACGGTCGACGCACCGATAGGGCGGCATCCCCGGCACAGACAGCGGATGGCCGTAGTCGAAACGGATCGAGGCCGCCGGGCCGTCACGCATTTCAGAGTGCGCAGCGTAATGGAGGACGGGACGCTGCTGTCCCTGGACCTGGAAACCGGGCGCATCAGATCAGGGTCCACCTGGCCCATTTGGGCCATCCCATCATTGGAGATCCTGTTTACGGTGGACGGGTCAAGCGGCTGGCCAGAATCGTGCCCCAACGCCGCCCCAGGTTGAGAATGATGCTGGATGTCATGCGGCGGCAGGCGCTGCATGCGTCCGAACTGGAGTTTATCCATCCTTACTCGGGTCGGAACCATTCCTTCCAGGCGCCCGTACCCGACGATATGCGACAGGCAGTCGCCTTACTATCCGGCAGCAATTGAGCGTTTCTCCCTGTCCAAACGGGTGGGAACAATCCGGAGACCGTCCGCGGATGCGGACACCAGGCCCTGAATATCATGCTGGAATCGTCAGTAGCAGAGACACGCTCGGATATCCTGTGGCACCGTGTGGTCGAGGGGCTGACCCGAATGACGGCCGCAACGGGAGAAACCGACCTGTCCGCCGCCATAGAAGAGATTACCCTGGAGTTGTCCGGCGCGGAGTCATGCCGTTTCTTCATGGTGGACTGTGTATCGAATCATATCGTCTTCGAAACCTCCAGTTGCGGATTCGTCCATCCCGTAGCATCCGCGGAGGTCGAGGCGTTGCTGGCCTGGCTGCGCTCTCAACCCAGCACGCGCC from Gemmatimonadota bacterium encodes the following:
- a CDS encoding YifB family Mg chelatase-like AAA ATPase; this translates as MLSRVSSGAVHGIDAIRVVVETHISNGLPHFSTVGLPDSAVRESKDRVVAAIKQSGFTYPYRRITINLAPADVRKAGTSFDLPIAVGILAASAQLPVQSLEDTALLGELSLNGALRPVRGALPIALAAQRLGVRRLIVPRENAEEAAMARDIDVYGVPSLASAVRFLQGREGFSRFRNDTDRLLPSNVEYPFDFAEVKGQDHVKRAIEVAAAGSHNLLLIGPPGSGKTMLARCVPSILPDFTLEEALETTKIHSVAGKIPSFAPLVTSRPYRAPHHTITEAGLIGGGRNPKPGEVPLAHNGVLFLDELPEFRRHVVELLRQPLEEGKVTLARASRSVTYPSRFTLVAAMNPCPCGYFGDPGHECTCLPTQIQRYMARVSGPLLDRIDLHIEVPPVPYRTLSNGTRGESSILIRERVNQARVRQLRRFSDHVGAFGNAHMIPRDLRRYCRMDTRAHKLLRNAIARLGLSARAYDRILKVARTIGDLAGREEINAEHVGEAIQYRSLDRGKWMDV
- a CDS encoding YggS family pyridoxal phosphate-dependent enzyme encodes the protein MSTIKDNLARVYDRISRAAERAGREASSIHLIAVSKTKPLPMIEEARRAGVTDFGENRVQEALEKIRADDGATWHLIGPLQRNKAKFAARAFDMIHSVDRLSLGRELDRRLQAAGRIMPVLIQVNTSSEETKMGVEPDRALELAEQLSTLSGLSVRGLMTIPAFTADPEDARPAFRLLRETRDRIASAGITGVGMNVLSMGMSHDFEVAIEEGADMIRVGTAIFGARRA
- a CDS encoding YggT family protein: MGLIEFIINIYMLAFGLRLFMPAASPFSENPIQRGLYTATEPVLRPIRQVVMRGEPRFDWSPVFAIIALVIVRGFLVTVIMGVPISASMASGLLDVFDFVARVLAILFLGAFFISIESPFAFSQSGHMMHNIAHFFLAPIRRVTGYQIGRPDVSALLGIVLLGVLHGLVLYQASALVAQADDSAAGTILESIVYLIDFIFDVLFIVILVRAVLSFFNPDTGNALFQMLILYSDPILAPIRRIMPTTYGIDFSPLIAILILRFIQVSLLPLLLRL
- a CDS encoding DivIVA domain-containing protein; the protein is MDISPEEIRSRKFKLRWVSGYDMDEVEAFLNTAASAFETLVKENESLRGKLAEMDGELTDIGRRRKLLEDALVSAQRVIHDMKANAMKEAENVLKEAENQADRWIADANSQVSEIKRELRELTSLRKDYEVKFRFLLESHKEQLEAMRSTENENGQKSTLDLAP
- a CDS encoding TraR/DksA family transcriptional regulator — its product is MTGEDLKRFEKLLLEKRETLLHELGYFGDKTINSAARDVAGSYPFSEHPADQGTESMEQEQAYDLASREGRFLFHIDEALERIKNGAYGRCYVCNGEIGKARLEAVPHARMCIECKSKEERGLI
- the lspA gene encoding signal peptidase II translates to MAKPVIVCAGIVILDQLTKIAVQQWMTLYQSYPLIGDVVQFTYIRNPGAAFGITFGGRWLYLVLSIVACAVMIYYLARLPVAERRGRYAIMTVLGGALGNLIDRALYGEVTDFIDIGAGAYRWPIFNVADSAVTIGIILLFTRLSAINRILNDEAPSG
- a CDS encoding RluA family pseudouridine synthase, which encodes MKRLPDEREGSFVETVVPSDQSLRRLDQYLSETDLPVTRSRIQRWIRDGGVSVNSVVVRKCGHKVAEGDIVTVTVPGVAPSRAEPESIPLDIIFEDDALVVVNKAAGMVVHPAAGHARSTLVNALLHHCKCLKQFEDPIRPGIVHRLDKDTSGLMIVAKREDAHALLSRQLAERRVRRGYTGLVWGCPAESSGTVDAPIGRHPRHRQRMAVVETDRGRRAVTHFRVRSVMEDGTLLSLDLETGRIRSGSTWPIWAIPSLEILFTVDGSSGWPESCPNAAPG